From Chthonomonas sp., the proteins below share one genomic window:
- a CDS encoding M3 family oligoendopeptidase, with protein sequence MASASTPIQPPQVRWDLSALFSGMDDPKIAAIYAAMDQRADAFVAAYRGKIAPLQLSASELATCIAELETIYQEAYKPSLFANLLFAGDSQNAEIGAFMQEQQLKLSSLRIKLMFFALDLMKVEEAVIAPLLADPALANYAHYIDTVRQARPYTLSEPEEVIVEECSNTGGRAWVRFSEEVLAKQMYHYIAPDADVAESLSEEEVLMLLRDPNREVRVAAAEAFSRGLKEIEHSLVFCYNTLLLEKSTSDRIRGYGSAEHERHMSNELTKEIVDQVVDQSAANYGLVERYYNAKKKLLGVDELTHVDRYAPIFDSKVEMSFEDARTLILDAFANFSPTLRDRADEFFVNNWIDAEPRPGKSSGAFCSYLTPDTHPVVFMTYLNKDKDVSTLAHELGHGVHASLSREQTFFNFHGTLPLAELASIFAEMLVFEKLLEGASTRDKVAMYAEKIEGIFASVFRQVAMFRFERRAHAARREQGELTAEDLGNIWQDELQAMFGNSVKLGEEHRAWWSYVWHFVGAPFYVYAYAFGELLTLALYEKAKAQGPSFAADYERVLRLGGSKAPQDLMDIVGVNLADGAFWAGGLKVVERFIDEFERLVGEL encoded by the coding sequence ATGGCCTCGGCATCTACCCCCATCCAACCCCCGCAAGTCCGCTGGGATCTTTCCGCTCTCTTTTCGGGCATGGACGACCCCAAGATCGCCGCCATCTACGCGGCGATGGATCAGCGCGCAGACGCTTTTGTCGCCGCTTATCGCGGCAAGATCGCTCCGCTGCAGCTGTCCGCGAGCGAACTGGCCACGTGTATTGCCGAGCTCGAAACGATCTATCAGGAGGCGTACAAGCCATCGCTGTTCGCCAACCTGCTGTTTGCGGGCGACAGTCAAAACGCGGAGATCGGCGCGTTTATGCAAGAGCAGCAGCTTAAGCTGAGTTCCCTCCGGATCAAGCTGATGTTCTTTGCCCTCGACCTGATGAAGGTGGAGGAGGCTGTAATCGCCCCATTGCTGGCGGACCCCGCTCTGGCCAACTACGCGCACTACATTGATACGGTCCGCCAAGCTCGACCCTACACGCTGAGCGAACCCGAAGAAGTGATCGTCGAGGAGTGCTCCAATACCGGTGGCCGCGCTTGGGTGCGGTTTAGCGAGGAGGTCCTGGCCAAGCAGATGTATCACTACATCGCGCCGGATGCGGACGTCGCCGAGTCGTTGAGCGAAGAAGAAGTTCTCATGCTGCTGCGCGACCCCAACCGCGAAGTTCGCGTGGCCGCCGCCGAGGCCTTCTCGCGTGGCCTTAAGGAAATCGAGCACAGCCTGGTGTTCTGCTACAACACGCTGCTTCTGGAAAAGAGCACGAGCGATCGGATTCGCGGTTACGGTTCCGCCGAGCACGAGCGCCACATGAGCAACGAGCTCACCAAGGAGATTGTTGACCAAGTGGTGGACCAATCCGCCGCGAACTATGGCCTGGTTGAGCGCTACTACAACGCCAAAAAGAAGCTGTTGGGCGTGGATGAGCTGACCCACGTGGACCGCTACGCGCCGATTTTCGACAGCAAAGTCGAGATGTCGTTTGAGGACGCACGCACGCTGATTCTCGACGCATTTGCCAACTTCTCGCCGACGTTACGCGACCGCGCCGACGAGTTTTTCGTGAACAATTGGATTGATGCCGAGCCGCGTCCCGGCAAGTCGAGCGGCGCGTTCTGCTCGTACCTGACGCCCGATACGCACCCGGTGGTGTTTATGACCTACCTGAACAAGGACAAGGATGTGAGCACGCTGGCGCACGAGTTGGGCCATGGCGTCCACGCGAGCCTCAGCCGGGAGCAGACGTTCTTCAACTTCCACGGCACCCTACCGCTGGCCGAACTCGCAAGCATCTTCGCCGAGATGTTGGTGTTCGAGAAGCTGCTCGAAGGCGCGTCCACCCGCGACAAGGTCGCCATGTACGCCGAAAAGATCGAAGGCATTTTCGCCTCGGTGTTCCGGCAAGTGGCGATGTTCCGCTTCGAGCGCCGCGCGCATGCGGCTCGCCGCGAGCAAGGCGAACTGACCGCCGAGGACCTCGGCAACATTTGGCAAGACGAACTGCAAGCGATGTTCGGCAACAGCGTGAAGCTTGGCGAGGAGCACCGCGCTTGGTGGAGCTACGTTTGGCACTTCGTTGGCGCGCCGTTCTACGTGTACGCGTATGCCTTTGGTGAACTGCTCACGCTCGCGCTCTACGAAAAGGCCAAGGCGCAGGGCCCCAGCTTCGCCGCCGACTACGAGCGCGTGCTGCGGCTCGGGGGCAGCAAAGCTCCGCAAGACCTTATGGACATTGTCGGCGTGAATCTGGCCGACGGCGCATTTTGGGCGGGCGGACTCAAGGTCGTCGAGCGATTTATCGACGAGTTCGAGCGTTTGGTCGGCGAACTATGA
- a CDS encoding APC family permease, translated as MGVLNKFKRALFGRPIHTKRAQHERLPKRIALPVFASDALSSVAYATEEIMHVLGLALLGATFNISIFIVLLVVLVAFSYRQTIYAYPDGGGSYRVSKENLGRWPGMIAGGALLIDYVLTVAVSVSAGVLAIVSMAPQAAPYIIQLNLFFVLMLTLINLRGAKESGAVFAIPTYTFIGLIFVTIGIGLTKPAAEMPQVLLNAKNDQSIHQTLGVFLILKAFSSGCTALTGIEAISDGITAFKEPTSRNAAKTLGAMATILVLMFVGMSFLGNKFHAYPMEAGPGFKTVTAQIAAYVYGDRSIGFTAIQVATAAILVLAANTAFADFPRLANQIAKDDLLPRQFGTLGDRLVFKNGIVALGVAASILLVIFKGDTHHLIPLYAIGVFMCFTLSQFGMVQKNRKEGKPIYLWIMSVIGGIVTLVVTGVIAVTKWSDGGYIVPIAMTIMIAIFLGVNKHYRYLGKQLSVEPTDQVPNVKSTTLLLVPRVHKGILQAIGYAKSTAKDCRALHVTLNPKSTGDLKKEWDQHGGDIPLVILESPYRSLVGPVISYIDQALEEDPTMIITVIVPQAVPKHWWHSFLHNNIAVPLKIALAGRRNVVITNIRYFLN; from the coding sequence ATGGGCGTTCTCAACAAGTTCAAGCGTGCGCTATTTGGCCGCCCGATCCATACCAAACGGGCCCAACACGAGCGACTTCCCAAGCGGATTGCCCTCCCCGTTTTTGCGAGCGACGCGCTCTCTTCGGTGGCCTACGCCACGGAAGAAATCATGCACGTGTTGGGGTTGGCGCTTTTGGGCGCGACCTTCAACATCTCGATTTTCATTGTGCTGCTCGTGGTGCTGGTGGCGTTTTCCTACCGCCAAACCATCTACGCGTATCCCGATGGCGGTGGTTCGTACCGCGTTTCCAAGGAGAATCTTGGTCGCTGGCCGGGAATGATCGCCGGCGGCGCGCTACTGATTGACTACGTCCTTACCGTCGCGGTCTCGGTGTCGGCGGGCGTGTTGGCCATTGTTTCTATGGCGCCGCAGGCTGCGCCCTACATCATCCAGCTCAACCTCTTCTTTGTGTTGATGCTCACGCTGATCAATCTCCGCGGCGCGAAGGAAAGCGGCGCGGTGTTTGCGATTCCGACCTACACGTTCATCGGGTTGATCTTCGTGACCATCGGAATCGGCTTGACCAAGCCCGCCGCCGAGATGCCGCAGGTGCTCCTGAACGCCAAGAACGATCAGTCCATCCACCAAACGCTAGGCGTGTTCCTCATTCTCAAGGCGTTTAGTTCTGGTTGTACGGCGCTGACCGGCATCGAAGCGATCAGCGACGGGATCACTGCCTTTAAGGAGCCGACGTCGCGCAACGCGGCGAAAACGCTGGGGGCGATGGCGACGATTCTGGTCCTCATGTTCGTGGGCATGAGCTTCCTGGGCAACAAGTTCCACGCCTACCCAATGGAAGCCGGCCCGGGCTTTAAGACCGTCACCGCGCAGATTGCCGCGTACGTCTACGGCGACCGCTCAATCGGGTTCACCGCCATCCAGGTCGCAACGGCGGCCATTCTTGTCTTGGCGGCCAATACCGCTTTTGCCGACTTCCCACGACTAGCCAACCAAATTGCGAAGGATGACCTGCTCCCGCGACAGTTCGGCACGCTCGGCGATCGTCTCGTTTTTAAGAACGGCATCGTCGCGTTGGGCGTGGCGGCCAGCATTCTGCTCGTCATCTTTAAGGGCGACACCCACCACCTGATTCCGCTGTACGCCATCGGCGTGTTCATGTGCTTTACCCTCAGCCAGTTCGGCATGGTGCAAAAGAACCGCAAGGAAGGCAAGCCGATTTATCTGTGGATCATGAGCGTGATCGGAGGCATCGTGACCCTCGTCGTGACGGGCGTCATCGCCGTCACCAAATGGTCCGATGGCGGCTACATCGTCCCGATCGCCATGACGATCATGATCGCCATCTTCTTGGGCGTGAACAAGCACTACCGCTACCTCGGCAAGCAGTTGTCGGTGGAGCCCACCGACCAAGTGCCGAACGTTAAGAGCACCACTTTGCTGCTCGTGCCGCGCGTTCACAAGGGAATTCTGCAGGCCATTGGTTACGCCAAAAGCACGGCCAAGGATTGCCGCGCGCTGCACGTGACGCTTAACCCCAAGAGCACGGGTGACCTCAAGAAGGAGTGGGATCAGCACGGCGGCGACATTCCGTTGGTGATTCTCGAATCGCCGTATCGCTCGCTGGTCGGGCCGGTCATTAGCTACATTGACCAAGCCCTGGAAGAAGACCCGACCATGATCATCACCGTGATCGTGCCGCAGGCCGTGCCCAAGCACTGGTGGCATAGCTTCCTGCACAACAACATCGCGGTGCCGCTTAAGATCGCGCTGGCGGGTCGTCGCAACGTCGTGATCACCAACATTCGGTACTTCCTCAACTAG
- a CDS encoding phosphopentomutase, whose product MKRAIVIVLDGCGAGATADAADYNDPHQPNTLGHVWEKTGPLNTPNLERLGWWRTVGVGGDPAPEAGFARLIPLSKGKDSVTGHWEMMGIVLERPFPTFPNGFPIPLIKQFESRIGTQTLANRAASGTAIINELGELHCDTGFPIVYTSADSVFQIAAHEDKVPIEQLYEWCHIARELCVGPHEVQRVIARPFIGEPGAYKRTERRKDFPVQAPPNLLDRLEQPTFGIGVVPELFDGRGFRSVRRTQNNAEHAVMMREALASDASFIFANFEDTDMLFGHRNDAPGFGKCLEDFDVFLGELLAKLGSDDMLIITADHGNDPTDTSTDHTREMSPVAMWGGPRGELGTLEGLAHVGDWVAAHLK is encoded by the coding sequence ATGAAGCGCGCGATTGTCATTGTGCTGGATGGCTGCGGAGCCGGGGCGACCGCCGACGCGGCGGACTACAACGACCCGCACCAGCCGAATACGCTCGGTCATGTTTGGGAGAAGACCGGGCCGCTCAACACCCCCAACTTAGAACGGCTGGGCTGGTGGCGAACCGTCGGTGTGGGCGGAGATCCCGCGCCCGAAGCGGGTTTCGCGCGGCTAATCCCGCTCAGCAAGGGCAAGGACTCGGTGACCGGACACTGGGAGATGATGGGCATTGTCTTGGAGCGGCCATTCCCGACCTTTCCGAACGGCTTCCCGATTCCGCTGATCAAGCAATTCGAGTCGCGCATCGGCACGCAAACCTTGGCCAACCGCGCGGCGAGCGGGACGGCGATCATCAACGAGCTCGGCGAATTGCACTGCGACACCGGCTTTCCGATCGTCTACACGAGCGCTGACAGCGTGTTCCAGATCGCCGCGCACGAGGACAAAGTGCCGATTGAACAGCTGTACGAGTGGTGCCACATCGCTCGCGAGCTTTGCGTTGGACCGCACGAGGTGCAGCGCGTGATCGCTCGGCCTTTTATTGGCGAACCCGGCGCGTACAAGCGCACCGAACGGCGCAAAGATTTCCCGGTGCAAGCGCCGCCCAACCTGTTGGATCGCCTAGAGCAGCCGACGTTCGGCATCGGCGTGGTTCCCGAGCTCTTCGATGGGCGTGGCTTCCGCTCGGTGCGTCGCACGCAAAACAACGCCGAGCACGCGGTGATGATGCGCGAGGCGCTCGCAAGCGACGCCAGCTTCATTTTCGCGAACTTTGAGGACACCGACATGCTGTTTGGCCATCGCAACGATGCGCCGGGATTTGGCAAGTGCCTGGAAGACTTTGATGTGTTTCTCGGCGAGCTCTTGGCGAAACTCGGGTCGGACGACATGCTGATCATCACCGCCGACCACGGCAACGACCCGACCGACACCTCGACCGACCACACCCGGGAGATGAGCCCGGTGGCGATGTGGGGCGGCCCGCGAGGCGAACTCGGCACGCTCGAAGGCTTGGCTCACGTGGGCGATTGGGTCGCCGCGCACCTCAAGTAG
- a CDS encoding P-II family nitrogen regulator has product MSQFVRVIVYLKPYRLEGVKAAVSALDVSGITVQDVRGRGTSEEAARVVGGQTLSVSLPVRSKLTVVVPAERQEEVIATILEHAHTGEANDGKIFVEPVADAIRIRTGERGEAAI; this is encoded by the coding sequence ATGAGCCAGTTTGTTCGCGTGATCGTCTACCTGAAGCCCTACCGCTTGGAAGGGGTGAAGGCCGCCGTCAGCGCGCTCGACGTGTCGGGCATCACGGTGCAAGACGTGCGCGGGCGAGGAACGTCCGAAGAAGCCGCGCGCGTGGTGGGCGGACAGACACTTTCGGTGTCGCTCCCGGTGCGAAGCAAGCTTACGGTGGTGGTGCCGGCGGAGCGCCAAGAGGAGGTGATCGCCACGATTTTGGAGCACGCTCACACCGGCGAGGCGAACGACGGCAAGATTTTTGTGGAGCCGGTGGCCGATGCCATTCGTATCCGCACGGGCGAGCGCGGCGAAGCTGCAATCTGA
- the queF gene encoding NADPH-dependent 7-cyano-7-deazaguanine reductase QueF: MSPLETFPNPAPGRNYLIAHSCPEFTSVCPKTGLPDFATIDLEYIPDATCIELKSLKYYYHSFRDQGIFYEAVSNRLLEELAASCSPRWMRITGRFAVRGGISSVITVETGPRPDLG; the protein is encoded by the coding sequence GTGTCCCCACTGGAAACTTTCCCCAACCCCGCGCCGGGGCGGAACTACCTGATTGCGCATAGCTGCCCGGAATTCACGAGCGTTTGCCCCAAAACGGGCCTGCCCGACTTTGCGACAATTGATCTGGAATACATTCCCGACGCCACGTGCATCGAGCTCAAGAGCCTGAAATACTACTACCACTCGTTCCGTGATCAAGGCATCTTCTACGAAGCCGTATCCAACCGATTGCTGGAAGAACTGGCCGCCTCGTGCAGCCCGCGCTGGATGCGCATCACCGGACGATTCGCCGTACGCGGCGGCATTAGTTCGGTCATCACTGTCGAAACCGGGCCGCGACCCGACCTCGGCTGA
- a CDS encoding PEP-CTERM sorting domain-containing protein, with protein sequence MKLTLFVLSLGVVGVASAQTLVSNLHLQRQQSGWICSGDMSTAMSFTPGFDANISGITMWGFGMIRTTPLIMNIHADDNNKPGAIIFNLSGTNPGDAWSEYNFTATAVGGGGSGSGGDKPGGPGAPNGTGNIRGGRKYWVVGSSLAPGAIYGWGHTQGGGGEVGMSGWTIGDNPKVRHLNGAWEDTNWIPSQFRVNGQPVPEPASMLALGLGGIMLLRRRSR encoded by the coding sequence ATGAAACTTACACTGTTCGTTTTGTCTCTGGGTGTGGTTGGTGTGGCCAGTGCCCAAACTTTGGTCAGCAATCTGCACCTTCAGCGGCAACAATCGGGGTGGATTTGTAGCGGCGACATGAGCACGGCGATGAGCTTTACGCCGGGTTTCGATGCCAACATTTCGGGCATCACCATGTGGGGATTCGGCATGATCCGCACGACGCCGCTGATCATGAACATCCACGCGGACGATAACAACAAGCCGGGCGCGATCATTTTTAACCTCAGCGGCACGAATCCGGGCGACGCCTGGTCCGAATACAACTTTACGGCCACCGCAGTTGGCGGCGGGGGTAGCGGAAGTGGCGGCGACAAGCCAGGTGGACCGGGCGCGCCCAATGGCACCGGCAACATTCGCGGCGGACGCAAGTACTGGGTCGTCGGCAGCAGCCTCGCGCCGGGCGCAATCTACGGCTGGGGCCACACGCAAGGCGGCGGCGGCGAGGTCGGCATGTCCGGCTGGACCATCGGCGACAACCCCAAAGTGCGGCACCTCAATGGCGCATGGGAAGACACCAATTGGATTCCTTCGCAGTTCCGAGTGAACGGTCAGCCGGTGCCCGAACCCGCCAGTATGCTCGCGCTCGGCCTCGGCGGCATCATGCTGCTGCGGCGACGATCGCGCTAG
- a CDS encoding tyrosine recombinase XerC — protein sequence MDWPATLEQYLAHLSATRSAHSVRSYGSDLRQLVAFLPDRPLDSTAIRAYLREHGASSRTRARKLSAIRSFVRYLRLAGMLDTDPTESLQAPFQRRTLPKALSEPQAQALLDEIEGTKTAERDAAILELMYAAGLRASEVVGVNLPDVDLKTMQARIHGKGNKDRIVHLNETARDALELWLTKRRGGEPALFTNDRGQRLSVRTVGNVVKRWARRAGLDPSVSPHTLRHTFATHLLDHGADLKTVQQLLGHESLATTQVYTHVSVERLRDTVRTAHPRSSPPPESEPR from the coding sequence ATGGATTGGCCCGCCACTCTTGAGCAATATCTCGCGCACCTCAGCGCGACGCGCTCGGCGCATTCCGTCCGGTCGTACGGCTCGGACCTCCGCCAGTTGGTGGCGTTCTTGCCGGACCGCCCGCTGGATTCCACCGCCATCCGCGCTTACCTTCGCGAACACGGGGCATCAAGCCGTACTCGGGCGCGCAAGCTGTCCGCCATTCGGTCGTTTGTCCGCTACCTGCGTCTGGCCGGGATGCTCGATACCGATCCGACCGAGTCGCTGCAGGCTCCCTTTCAGCGACGGACTCTCCCCAAGGCGCTGAGCGAGCCCCAAGCCCAGGCGTTGCTCGACGAGATCGAAGGGACCAAGACCGCAGAGCGCGACGCCGCGATTTTGGAGCTGATGTACGCCGCTGGGCTCCGCGCCAGCGAGGTGGTCGGCGTCAACCTGCCCGATGTTGACCTCAAGACCATGCAGGCTCGGATTCATGGCAAGGGCAACAAGGACCGCATCGTCCACCTCAACGAGACCGCCCGGGATGCGCTGGAACTTTGGCTGACCAAGCGACGTGGCGGCGAGCCTGCGCTGTTCACCAACGATCGCGGCCAACGCCTGAGCGTGCGCACGGTGGGCAATGTCGTGAAGCGTTGGGCGCGCCGCGCGGGACTCGACCCCAGCGTGAGTCCGCACACGCTGCGGCACACCTTCGCCACGCACCTTCTGGATCACGGCGCGGACCTCAAAACGGTGCAGCAGCTTTTGGGGCACGAAAGCCTGGCCACGACGCAGGTTTACACCCACGTGAGCGTCGAGCGGCTACGCGATACGGTGCGCACGGCGCACCCGCGCAGTTCACCCCCGCCCGAATCTGAACCCCGGTAA
- a CDS encoding S8 family serine peptidase yields MNISFPPAKLGLVALALATAGMAIAQTTNTVELNRMRAQFQRDDAARSTRVTSYVTRTGEKSTRTLNNQQQWIYDIAANGKPIWRAFDNLTAARNIGATDLWGGGKSGLNLDGSRAKVGVWDSGADITIGEFGGRIRRGDNFSVSDHGMHVSGTIWAVGLNPQAKGMSYNGSGVFYDAGNDDAEIVGEIPSGLMLSNHSYGFLAGWVFNYRGDGKWVWLGDPAVSEVKDFNFGMYSGYARQIDQMLYSAPFYLYVASAGNKHGESPDTQPVDHWVWQNGDWASSSNVRQDAFSYEQIGSDKMAKNMMTVGATEKLFGPYTGPNSVRASGFGSWGPSDDGRVKPDITAPGVDLVSTVPGGYAAFSGTSMSSPTTTGGLSLLQDLYVLRTGGPMRASMLKAVAFHTAKEAGEIGPDYIYGWGLLDVSAGATAVSNGLLNAAMMQNITVRSGQVIDIPITARSGQPLRVTANWTDPAGTAVNNVLDSRTPTLVNDIDVQIIDTATSDVYLPWKLDPENPGDPATRGDNTVDNTEQCQVDDPDGQYIIRISHKGASLAPAGSQIVSVVISADVPTGLSDLELSPGSVIGGVQNSVGTVTLAEPAAEPLAIELTSSDTTVATVPSVITANTGDTSVNFTITTKNVRPRTGNQVPVTISATSDIGGRSAVLSVLPIGVASVELTSNDVIGGNNITGKVHLNAPAPTGGVAVALRSDKTKDSRPTRNWIYVPAGNTFGGFTVRTSGVNLSSDTTITAVRLGLTASNSLRVNPATMTTFTATPGSLRTGPVTLKITLNGPAGPAGQVYTLSSSNSALLSVPQTMKVPSGKTTITVVGAAVGTGSATPVTITATRGSVSQTATVNVGS; encoded by the coding sequence ATGAATATCTCGTTCCCGCCCGCCAAGCTTGGTCTAGTGGCGCTCGCCCTTGCCACCGCTGGCATGGCGATCGCTCAAACAACCAACACGGTCGAACTCAACCGCATGCGCGCTCAGTTTCAGCGCGACGATGCCGCCCGATCAACCCGCGTTACTTCCTATGTCACGCGCACGGGTGAAAAGTCGACCCGCACTTTGAACAACCAGCAGCAATGGATCTATGACATTGCCGCGAACGGCAAGCCGATCTGGCGCGCCTTCGACAACCTCACCGCCGCCCGCAACATCGGCGCGACCGATCTTTGGGGCGGTGGCAAGTCGGGTCTCAACCTCGATGGCTCGCGCGCTAAAGTCGGCGTGTGGGATAGCGGCGCGGACATCACCATTGGTGAGTTCGGTGGTCGCATCCGCCGCGGCGACAACTTCAGCGTATCCGATCACGGGATGCACGTCAGCGGAACCATTTGGGCCGTCGGCCTTAATCCGCAAGCCAAGGGTATGTCGTACAACGGCTCCGGCGTGTTCTACGATGCCGGCAACGATGACGCCGAAATCGTGGGCGAAATCCCCAGCGGCCTCATGCTTTCGAACCACTCCTACGGGTTCCTCGCCGGTTGGGTGTTCAACTACCGCGGCGACGGCAAGTGGGTTTGGCTCGGCGATCCCGCCGTCAGCGAAGTCAAGGATTTCAATTTTGGGATGTACTCGGGCTACGCTCGACAGATCGACCAAATGCTGTACAGCGCGCCGTTCTACCTTTACGTAGCCTCGGCCGGTAACAAGCACGGCGAATCGCCCGACACGCAACCGGTGGATCACTGGGTGTGGCAAAACGGCGACTGGGCGAGCTCCAGCAACGTCCGCCAAGACGCCTTTAGCTACGAGCAAATCGGCTCGGACAAGATGGCGAAGAACATGATGACCGTCGGTGCGACGGAAAAACTGTTCGGCCCGTACACCGGACCCAATTCGGTCCGCGCGTCAGGCTTCGGTTCGTGGGGTCCCTCGGACGATGGCCGCGTCAAGCCGGACATCACGGCTCCGGGTGTGGACTTGGTTTCGACCGTCCCCGGTGGCTACGCTGCATTCAGCGGTACGTCCATGTCGTCGCCGACCACCACGGGCGGCCTTAGCCTTCTGCAAGACCTTTATGTCTTGCGCACGGGCGGTCCGATGCGCGCTTCGATGCTCAAGGCCGTGGCGTTCCACACCGCCAAGGAAGCCGGCGAAATCGGTCCCGACTACATTTATGGTTGGGGGCTGCTGGATGTCAGCGCGGGCGCAACTGCTGTCAGCAATGGCCTCCTCAACGCCGCCATGATGCAAAACATCACGGTTCGATCGGGTCAAGTGATTGACATTCCGATCACCGCTCGCAGTGGCCAACCGCTCCGCGTGACGGCCAACTGGACGGACCCGGCAGGCACTGCCGTGAACAACGTGTTGGACAGCCGCACGCCGACCCTGGTTAACGACATTGATGTCCAAATCATCGACACCGCGACCAGCGATGTCTACCTGCCGTGGAAGCTCGATCCGGAAAATCCGGGCGACCCCGCCACGCGCGGCGACAACACGGTGGACAACACCGAGCAATGCCAAGTTGACGATCCTGATGGACAGTACATCATCCGTATCTCGCACAAGGGCGCTTCGCTCGCTCCCGCAGGTTCGCAAATCGTTTCCGTCGTCATTTCGGCGGACGTCCCGACCGGCCTTTCGGACCTCGAACTGAGCCCGGGTAGCGTTATCGGTGGCGTGCAAAACAGCGTCGGTACGGTTACCCTCGCCGAACCGGCTGCCGAACCTCTGGCGATTGAACTCACCAGCAGCGACACGACGGTTGCGACGGTTCCCAGCGTGATCACGGCGAACACCGGCGACACCTCGGTGAACTTCACGATCACCACCAAGAACGTACGACCTCGAACCGGCAACCAAGTTCCGGTCACCATCTCGGCGACCTCGGACATCGGTGGTCGAAGCGCTGTTCTCAGCGTCCTTCCGATTGGCGTGGCTTCGGTCGAACTGACCTCGAACGACGTGATCGGCGGCAACAACATCACCGGCAAGGTGCACCTGAATGCACCGGCGCCGACGGGTGGCGTGGCCGTGGCTCTTCGCAGCGACAAGACCAAGGATTCGCGCCCGACGCGAAACTGGATCTACGTCCCCGCGGGCAACACGTTCGGTGGCTTCACCGTTCGCACCAGCGGCGTCAACCTTTCGAGCGACACGACGATCACCGCCGTTCGCCTGGGCCTCACCGCCAGCAACTCGCTGCGAGTGAATCCGGCGACCATGACGACCTTCACGGCTACCCCGGGTAGCCTGCGAACCGGTCCCGTGACCCTCAAGATCACGCTGAACGGTCCGGCCGGCCCCGCCGGTCAGGTCTACACCCTTAGCAGCAGCAACAGCGCTCTGCTCTCGGTGCCGCAAACCATGAAGGTGCCGTCGGGCAAGACCACGATCACCGTGGTTGGTGCCGCGGTCGGTACGGGCTCGGCCACTCCGGTGACCATCACCGCCACGCGCGGTTCGGTGAGCCAAACGGCCACCGTCAACGTCGGCAGCTAA